From the Candidatus Peregrinibacteria bacterium genome, the window TAATAGGTGCAATTTACCATTTCACCTTTTTCATATGATTCTTCCATTTTCTTCTGTAAATTGGGTCGCAGTGCTCGTTTCAACAGTTGCAATGATGGCTTTTGGGATGCTCTGGTACTCTTCTCTCCTTTTTGGAAAAGTATGGATGAGATCAATCGGAATCAAAGAAGGGGAAATGCCATCAAGTGAAATGGGAAAAGGCGTGATTCTTGGTCTTATAAACCAATTCGTGAGAACTTCTGTCCTTGCTCTCGCACTTATCATTATGTCTCCAAAAACTCTTCAAGAAGGTCTTCTTTATGGAGGAATTTTATGGCTTGGTTTTGAAGCAACAGTTATATTTGGAGGAGTGATATGGGAAAAGAAGCCCCATGATTTCTTCTGTGTAAGCGTGTGTTTTAATTTCCTGAGTATGCTTATTTCAGTACTGATTCTCATGAAATGGCCGTGGTAAAAGAGGAATTGGATTATTGGAATTGTCGGATGCTTCATCGTCAGTGCCTTTTGCGGTTTGATATTTGGAGCAATATATAATCTCTGTGCGAGGTGTGATAAAAATTCTGATTGCTGCCCTGAGAAAAAATTCGTGTAATAGTGTATAATTTCCCCAGTGAACAATCTCAATAAATACGAGCAGGCTATCATAAAAAATGCAGACTGGTTCATCTCTCTGCAAAAGGAGGAAGGCTACATTGATGCTGCCGGAGATGAATTTTATGGAATTCGAGGCGATGCAACGCTTGTTGGACATTCTGTCACCGTGCGAATGTATGCTTATGCTCTTACAGGAGATGAAAAATATAAAATCTCTGCGAAAAAATCTCTCGATTGGCTTGCAGAAAGGCAAGATGCTCGTGGTGGTTGGAAAAAACATGCGGGATATACTCTTGACGCCGCTCAGTGTGTTTTTGAAGGATTCAGCACATACACCCAAATTTCGGGAAGCGATGAATATCAT encodes:
- a CDS encoding DUF1761 domain-containing protein, whose protein sequence is MILPFSSVNWVAVLVSTVAMMAFGMLWYSSLLFGKVWMRSIGIKEGEMPSSEMGKGVILGLINQFVRTSVLALALIIMSPKTLQEGLLYGGILWLGFEATVIFGGVIWEKKPHDFFCVSVCFNFLSMLISVLILMKWPW